The Akkermansia muciniphila genome contains a region encoding:
- a CDS encoding M3 family metallopeptidase, whose amino-acid sequence MRSLRHYFLPLILFLFCSLPFPASSSGHPFLDNSRPIRWSLLTPDRLEPDIREAMRLTQAAVDRISRLRPEEMTYENTFQALENSNAPLLEGMRKAYVLKSLCDSAELRKAMDSAAPRVSAFLSSITKNQALWNVLKTAESRLRTANLDPEQKRYMELTMQSFRDNGADLPPDRRARLEAIDRELALATQRFNNLYMDARKAWSWTVQDASLLEGIDRTALQQAQDEFKKRNPGHSGPGWTFTLDSAAAARVMEKARREECRKELWEHFQTVATGACDTEPVIRDILALRAEKAHLCGYGTYPAYALRESMAGNGENAMKFVNELLDKVKAPFFREMETLRRLKARLTEQENARLNPWDMAYYASLQAKEQFRLDPEELRRYFPLPRVMKGLFSLAEQLYGIRVAEVPAGKGAGAVELWNPDVRFFTIDDEKGNRLGSFYLDLFSRSSKRAGAWMNALDTGSPSTRENPGKPRLGMVCLNIQPPAGDAAPLLSHQEARILFHEFGHLLHLMFTRVSIPSLAGTSVPRDFVEVPSQFMENWCWHPDVLKSFARHEKTGLPIPEDMLRALEASRGNTPAITLAGQLLYAKTDLAVHLEPERFAAGPLDGVDVAVAGDMDYFKDFKRTGKLRTARHLFSSPAGYASFYFAYRWAEVLDKDIFEAFERAGGPDRETAGKFRKAILEKGYTVPPMQQFTEFMGRKPSMDAMLRKRRLSS is encoded by the coding sequence ATGCGGTCTCTGCGGCATTATTTTCTCCCCCTGATTCTTTTTCTTTTCTGTTCCCTGCCCTTTCCGGCGTCTTCCTCCGGCCATCCTTTTCTGGACAATTCCCGCCCCATCCGCTGGAGCCTTCTGACGCCCGACCGCCTGGAACCGGATATCCGGGAAGCCATGCGCCTCACGCAAGCCGCCGTGGACCGGATCAGCCGCCTCCGGCCGGAAGAGATGACTTATGAGAATACCTTCCAGGCGCTGGAAAATAGCAATGCCCCCCTGCTGGAAGGCATGCGCAAGGCTTACGTCCTGAAAAGCCTGTGCGACAGCGCGGAACTCCGCAAGGCCATGGATTCCGCCGCTCCCCGCGTCTCCGCCTTCCTTTCCTCCATCACCAAGAACCAGGCCCTGTGGAACGTCCTGAAAACCGCGGAATCCCGGCTGCGGACGGCTAACCTGGACCCTGAACAGAAACGGTACATGGAGCTCACCATGCAGAGCTTCCGGGACAACGGGGCGGACCTTCCCCCGGACCGGCGCGCCCGGCTTGAAGCCATTGACCGGGAACTTGCCCTCGCTACCCAGCGTTTCAATAACCTGTACATGGATGCGCGGAAAGCGTGGTCATGGACGGTGCAGGACGCCTCCCTGCTGGAAGGGATAGACCGGACAGCTCTTCAACAGGCGCAGGATGAGTTCAAAAAACGGAATCCCGGCCACTCCGGCCCGGGCTGGACCTTTACCCTGGATTCCGCGGCCGCGGCCCGCGTGATGGAGAAGGCGCGCCGTGAGGAATGCCGGAAGGAGCTGTGGGAGCATTTCCAGACCGTCGCCACTGGGGCCTGTGACACGGAGCCGGTCATCCGCGACATTCTTGCCCTGCGTGCTGAAAAGGCGCATTTGTGCGGGTATGGAACGTATCCGGCTTATGCCCTGCGGGAGAGCATGGCGGGGAACGGAGAGAACGCCATGAAGTTCGTGAATGAGCTGCTGGACAAGGTAAAAGCCCCCTTTTTCCGTGAAATGGAAACCCTGCGCCGCCTGAAGGCCCGTCTTACGGAACAGGAAAACGCCCGCCTGAATCCCTGGGACATGGCGTATTACGCCAGCCTTCAGGCAAAGGAGCAGTTCCGGCTGGACCCGGAAGAACTGCGCCGTTACTTCCCCCTCCCCCGTGTCATGAAAGGCCTGTTTTCCCTGGCGGAACAGTTGTACGGCATCCGGGTGGCGGAGGTTCCCGCCGGGAAGGGCGCCGGAGCCGTGGAGCTCTGGAATCCGGACGTCCGTTTCTTCACCATAGATGATGAAAAGGGCAACCGCCTGGGGTCTTTTTACCTGGACCTTTTTTCCCGCAGCAGCAAAAGGGCCGGAGCATGGATGAACGCCCTGGATACGGGGAGCCCGTCCACGCGAGAGAACCCGGGCAAGCCCCGCCTGGGCATGGTCTGCCTTAATATCCAGCCGCCTGCGGGAGACGCCGCACCGCTTCTTTCCCATCAGGAAGCCAGGATTTTGTTCCATGAATTCGGCCATTTGCTCCACCTGATGTTCACCAGGGTCTCCATCCCCTCCCTGGCCGGCACCAGCGTACCGAGGGATTTTGTGGAAGTCCCCTCCCAGTTCATGGAGAACTGGTGCTGGCATCCGGACGTGCTGAAAAGCTTCGCGCGCCATGAGAAAACGGGGCTCCCCATTCCGGAGGATATGCTGCGCGCCCTGGAAGCTTCCCGCGGCAACACGCCCGCCATCACCCTGGCGGGCCAGCTCCTGTACGCTAAAACGGACCTGGCCGTGCATCTGGAGCCGGAGCGCTTCGCCGCCGGCCCCCTTGACGGCGTGGACGTCGCCGTAGCCGGAGATATGGATTATTTCAAGGATTTCAAACGTACCGGCAAGCTGCGCACGGCCCGTCATTTGTTTTCCTCTCCCGCGGGCTATGCCTCCTTTTACTTTGCGTACCGCTGGGCGGAAGTGCTGGACAAGGACATTTTTGAAGCCTTTGAACGCGCGGGAGGACCGGACAGGGAGACCGCAGGAAAATTCCGGAAAGCCATTCTGGAGAAAGGATATACGGTCCCGCCCATGCAGCAGTTCACTGAGTTCATGGGCAGAAAACCGTCCATGGACGCCATGCTCCGCAAAAGGCGGCTGTCCTCCTGA
- the cimA gene encoding citramalate synthase — translation MSTKIFLYDTTLRDGAQSEDVNLSATDKVRIARQLDYLGMDYIEGGWPGANPVETEFFKAMKDVELRKAKLAAFGSTHHPAHTPETDPTLNALVSCGARVAAIFGKSCPRHVEVALGISRERNLEIIGNSISYLKKNLEEAFFDAEHFFDGFKRDPEYALAVLRAAHEHGADCLVLCDTNGGAMPEEIGAIIRTVRERLPQASLGIHAHNDCELAVANSLAAVRNGAIQVQGTVNGIGERCGNANLCSVIPNLQVKMEGFSCLSDASLTRLKSTAAFVSEVSNLAPFRRQPFVGNAAFAHKGGVHVSAIMKDSALYEHIDPSLVGNAQRVLMTEQGGKSNILSLSRTLGFELEKGDPLLDVLSAAVKKNAALGYDYVAAPASAELLFLRHMPDSALKPYFNILRTVVLTSRHEMDPDMMVEASLKLDVHGNVEHTAAGGFGPVHALDRALRRALTRWYPELEQMHLIDYKVRVLSPTRTNIPDAAEENGTGSNVRVLIESSDGVATWTTVGVSYNIIEASLEALADAVTYKLYKTEQARWRAEC, via the coding sequence ATGTCCACCAAAATCTTTCTCTACGATACCACGTTGCGCGACGGCGCACAGAGTGAAGACGTCAATCTGAGCGCGACGGACAAGGTCCGCATCGCCCGGCAGTTGGATTATCTGGGTATGGACTACATTGAGGGGGGCTGGCCCGGCGCCAACCCGGTGGAGACGGAATTTTTCAAGGCCATGAAGGACGTGGAACTCAGGAAAGCGAAGCTTGCCGCCTTCGGCAGCACGCACCATCCCGCCCACACTCCGGAGACGGACCCTACGCTGAACGCCCTGGTTTCCTGCGGCGCCCGGGTGGCCGCCATCTTCGGCAAATCCTGCCCCCGCCATGTGGAAGTGGCGCTGGGCATCTCCCGGGAGCGGAATCTGGAAATCATCGGCAATTCCATCTCCTACCTTAAAAAGAATCTGGAAGAAGCCTTTTTTGATGCGGAGCACTTTTTTGACGGTTTCAAGCGGGACCCGGAATACGCTCTGGCCGTGCTCCGCGCCGCCCATGAGCACGGAGCGGACTGCCTGGTCCTGTGTGATACCAACGGAGGCGCCATGCCGGAGGAAATCGGCGCCATCATCCGGACGGTCCGTGAACGCCTGCCGCAGGCCTCCCTGGGCATTCACGCCCACAATGACTGTGAACTGGCCGTCGCCAACAGCCTGGCCGCCGTCAGAAACGGAGCCATTCAGGTGCAGGGGACTGTGAACGGTATCGGGGAGCGCTGCGGAAACGCCAACCTGTGCTCCGTCATTCCCAACCTTCAGGTGAAGATGGAAGGCTTTTCCTGCCTCAGCGACGCCTCTCTGACGCGGCTCAAATCGACCGCCGCCTTCGTTTCGGAAGTCTCCAACCTGGCTCCCTTCCGCCGGCAGCCCTTTGTGGGGAACGCCGCCTTCGCCCACAAGGGGGGCGTGCACGTGAGCGCCATTATGAAGGACTCCGCCCTGTACGAGCACATTGACCCCTCCCTGGTGGGGAACGCCCAGCGCGTGCTGATGACGGAGCAGGGCGGCAAGAGCAACATCCTCTCCCTGTCCCGCACCTTAGGCTTTGAACTGGAAAAGGGAGACCCCCTGCTGGACGTGCTCTCCGCCGCCGTGAAAAAAAACGCCGCGCTGGGATATGACTATGTGGCCGCTCCGGCCAGCGCGGAACTGCTCTTCCTGCGGCACATGCCGGACAGCGCCCTGAAGCCGTACTTCAACATCCTGCGCACCGTGGTTCTTACCTCCCGCCATGAAATGGATCCGGACATGATGGTGGAAGCCTCCCTCAAGCTGGACGTCCACGGCAACGTGGAGCATACCGCCGCCGGCGGCTTCGGCCCCGTGCATGCGCTGGACCGCGCCTTGCGCCGCGCCCTGACGCGCTGGTACCCGGAACTGGAGCAAATGCACCTGATCGACTACAAGGTGCGCGTGCTCTCCCCCACCCGGACGAACATTCCGGACGCGGCGGAAGAAAACGGCACCGGCTCCAATGTCCGCGTGCTCATTGAATCCTCGGACGGCGTCGCTACCTGGACTACGGTGGGCGTCTCCTACAACATCATTGAGGCCAGCCTGGAAGCCCTGGCGGACGCCGTCACGTACAAGCTCTACAAGACGGAGCAGGCCAGATGGCGCGCGGAATGCTGA